From a single Paenibacillus sp. FSL R5-0345 genomic region:
- a CDS encoding general stress protein: MTKKIVGIFDTEQEATRAIEGLQNQGFSNDEISVITRDRDELRHISDDTGTMAPEGVATGAATGGVLGGVTGLLAGIGALAIPGIGPILAAGPIVATLTGVAVGAGAGGLVGGLIGLGIPEDEAKEYEGYVESGKILVLVEDNGRGYQAHDVFRGNRSLNAQRYDGIYNEDTRLGNSMANRADRKAEVYNRDKI, encoded by the coding sequence GTGACTAAAAAAATCGTAGGTATCTTTGACACCGAACAAGAAGCAACCAGAGCAATTGAAGGACTTCAAAATCAAGGATTCAGTAATGATGAAATATCAGTGATCACACGTGATCGCGATGAGTTAAGACATATTTCGGATGATACAGGCACAATGGCGCCAGAAGGTGTTGCAACAGGTGCAGCTACTGGTGGCGTATTGGGTGGAGTTACTGGACTGCTAGCAGGTATCGGAGCACTCGCTATTCCGGGGATTGGTCCAATTCTGGCAGCGGGACCTATTGTGGCGACGCTAACAGGTGTAGCCGTTGGTGCTGGTGCAGGTGGATTAGTTGGCGGATTGATCGGTCTAGGGATTCCTGAAGATGAGGCGAAAGAGTATGAAGGCTACGTTGAAAGTGGCAAGATCCTTGTGCTTGTAGAGGATAATGGACGAGGATATCAAGCGCATGATGTGTTCCGGGGCAACCGCTCGTTGAATGCTCAGCGATACGATGGTATCTATAACGAAGACACTAGACTAGGCAATTCGATGGCTAACAGAGCAGATCGGAAGGCTGAAGTCTACAACCGCGATAAAATTTAA
- a CDS encoding alpha-E domain-containing protein: MLNRNAEALFWIGRYIERAENHARLINVHYHIQQEEDFHEEGHKWSRLIDALGVRGEYMQQFETFSEQDVLSFITLDLGNSNSLFSCVHHARNNLRTLRQQLPSELWDVVNSFNLWLGERSVADIMSGPHQFYQQVKERTAMFLGAEQSVMLRGNEWHFIESGRFLERAENTTRILQAVIAACRFKELNAVYTQLQAVLKSVSGYQAFRRYYADAMSPESILDFLIANPKFPRSIRFSFHQLEEHLAKLELDSSEKGSGHEKVIRQAGKLKAELDYMEKEEMSGELVEDVLKSLVISCQKLGKTMEGAFFRREGVSV; the protein is encoded by the coding sequence ATGCTGAATCGAAATGCTGAAGCTTTGTTCTGGATCGGACGGTATATTGAAAGGGCAGAGAATCATGCGCGGCTAATCAATGTTCATTATCATATCCAGCAGGAAGAGGATTTTCATGAAGAAGGTCATAAATGGTCAAGGTTGATCGATGCGTTAGGTGTTCGGGGTGAATATATGCAGCAGTTCGAAACCTTCTCTGAGCAGGATGTGCTATCTTTCATCACACTTGATTTAGGCAATTCTAATTCATTATTCTCTTGTGTACATCATGCTAGAAATAATTTGCGCACTCTTCGTCAGCAGCTTCCAAGTGAATTATGGGATGTTGTCAACAGCTTCAACCTGTGGCTTGGTGAGCGTTCTGTCGCAGATATTATGAGCGGGCCACATCAGTTCTATCAGCAGGTTAAGGAGCGTACAGCCATGTTTCTCGGAGCAGAACAGTCGGTAATGCTTAGAGGGAATGAGTGGCATTTCATTGAGAGCGGACGGTTTCTAGAGCGGGCAGAGAATACAACACGTATCTTGCAGGCGGTCATTGCCGCATGCCGATTTAAGGAGCTTAACGCGGTTTATACTCAGTTGCAGGCGGTGCTTAAATCCGTTAGCGGGTACCAAGCGTTTCGCCGTTATTATGCAGATGCTATGTCTCCGGAGAGCATTTTAGATTTCTTGATTGCGAATCCCAAATTTCCGCGTTCCATTCGTTTTTCTTTTCATCAGCTGGAAGAGCATTTAGCTAAGCTTGAACTAGATTCCTCTGAAAAAGGCTCAGGGCATGAAAAAGTCATTCGTCAAGCAGGTAAGCTCAAAGCTGAGCTGGATTATATGGAAAAAGAAGAAATGTCCGGTGAGCTGGTGGAAGATGTACTTAAGTCGCTGGTGATATCTTGTCAAAAACTTGGCAAAACAATGGAGGGCGCCTTTTTTCGGCGAGAAGGAGTGTCTGTATGA
- a CDS encoding SDR family oxidoreductase: MSPNIAKKQRFIGKTAIITGAGSGIGRATAIKLAREGANVALFDLNLERTTSLADKLNKFRKDCALAIEVDTSDEKGMEEAVRRTVEQFGGLDVVFANAGINGAVGPIEELSLSDWERTMSVNLTGTFLTLKYTIPHLKDKGKGSIIITSSINGNTRFASFGWSTYSTTKAGQVAFAKMAALELAKFKIRVNVICPGAIATNIDETTEMNEEVEAIVIPIEFPDGAQPLADGPGKPDNVADLVSFLASDESIHITGAQIVIDGAESLLS, encoded by the coding sequence ATGAGTCCAAACATAGCTAAGAAACAAAGATTTATTGGGAAAACTGCAATTATAACTGGAGCGGGCTCAGGAATTGGTCGGGCTACTGCGATTAAGCTGGCTAGGGAAGGGGCTAATGTAGCGCTTTTTGATTTGAATCTGGAACGCACTACATCTTTGGCGGATAAGCTGAACAAGTTTCGCAAAGATTGTGCATTGGCTATAGAGGTAGATACTTCGGATGAAAAAGGGATGGAGGAAGCCGTTCGCAGGACGGTCGAACAATTCGGTGGGTTAGATGTAGTGTTCGCTAACGCGGGAATCAATGGTGCGGTGGGACCTATAGAGGAACTGAGCTTGAGTGATTGGGAACGCACGATGTCGGTGAACTTGACGGGGACGTTTTTGACACTGAAATATACGATCCCTCATCTGAAGGATAAAGGAAAAGGTAGCATTATCATCACTAGCTCCATCAACGGGAATACTAGATTTGCCAGCTTTGGGTGGTCTACGTACAGCACTACCAAAGCTGGACAGGTGGCTTTTGCTAAAATGGCTGCACTTGAGCTAGCTAAGTTTAAAATTCGAGTGAATGTGATCTGCCCTGGGGCAATTGCTACCAATATAGATGAAACCACTGAAATGAACGAGGAGGTAGAAGCGATCGTCATTCCAATTGAATTTCCCGATGGCGCGCAGCCGCTGGCGGATGGGCCGGGTAAGCCGGATAATGTCGCCGATCTAGTTTCATTTTTGGCATCCGATGAGTCTATTCATATTACAGGTGCGCAAATTGTGATTGACGGGGCAGAGTCCTTATTATCCTAG
- a CDS encoding SRPBCC family protein codes for MIANLKKADDHFVACFERQLKHSASEIWSFLTENEKLALWFTELRVEDLREGGLIKFDMQDGTFEEMTITALQHESILEFTWAEDSVRFELYPNSEGCLLVLNETIRTLTPHTPRDLAGWHVCLDVIQHLLDGTTLDSRKAEWNVRYEQYREAISKLG; via the coding sequence ATGATAGCTAACCTCAAAAAAGCAGATGATCATTTTGTCGCTTGTTTCGAACGTCAACTAAAACATTCCGCATCAGAAATCTGGTCCTTTTTGACGGAGAATGAGAAGCTTGCTTTATGGTTCACTGAATTACGTGTTGAAGACCTGCGTGAAGGTGGATTAATCAAGTTTGATATGCAAGACGGAACCTTTGAGGAAATGACGATTACCGCCCTGCAACATGAATCGATCCTTGAATTTACGTGGGCTGAAGACTCTGTTCGCTTTGAGCTATATCCAAATTCAGAAGGCTGTTTACTCGTCTTAAATGAAACGATCCGAACGCTCACACCGCACACTCCCCGTGACTTAGCCGGCTGGCATGTATGTCTAGATGTGATCCAGCACCTATTGGATGGGACCACGCTGGATTCGCGAAAAGCCGAATGGAATGTTCGGTACGAGCAATACCGCGAAGCGATCTCTAAACTAGGATAA
- a CDS encoding transglutaminase family protein produces the protein MKIQINHTTTYSYPEPVTDSVNEIRLTPRTNYRQSCYHHEVDVYPPANLLTYEDFFGNRVHAYSVNKPHTEMVIHTKATVVTLDKAQGADLPRTSLEEQVKLLNDENFQNRYIEFILPTRYTEVTPELVEFASQYPFNETEDMYEWILKLSATIYEQFTYDPEATSVNTTVKKALKLKRGVCQDYAHLMIAVCRSVGLPSRYVSGYHFVGDLQGSNANFEQASHAWVETHIPGTGWLGFDPTNNVEVNWRYIKLGHGRDYKDIVPVKGVYRGGAGTLSVKVDVRKLDN, from the coding sequence ATGAAGATTCAAATCAATCATACCACCACATACAGCTATCCAGAGCCGGTTACGGACAGTGTCAATGAAATCAGACTCACTCCGCGCACGAATTACCGCCAATCCTGTTATCACCATGAAGTGGATGTTTACCCGCCAGCTAATCTATTAACGTATGAGGATTTCTTCGGAAATCGGGTCCATGCCTATTCGGTCAATAAGCCGCATACGGAAATGGTTATCCATACTAAAGCTACTGTAGTCACGCTGGATAAAGCCCAAGGTGCCGATCTACCACGAACCAGTCTTGAAGAACAAGTTAAATTGTTAAATGATGAGAATTTCCAGAATCGGTATATTGAGTTTATTTTGCCGACTCGTTATACAGAGGTGACGCCTGAATTAGTGGAGTTTGCTTCACAGTATCCTTTTAATGAAACGGAGGATATGTATGAATGGATTCTTAAATTATCGGCGACGATTTATGAACAATTCACCTATGACCCTGAGGCTACAAGCGTAAATACAACGGTAAAAAAGGCACTGAAGCTCAAACGCGGTGTGTGTCAGGATTATGCTCATCTAATGATCGCTGTCTGCCGTAGTGTTGGTCTGCCATCCAGGTATGTAAGTGGATATCATTTTGTCGGTGATCTGCAAGGGAGTAATGCTAATTTTGAGCAAGCCTCACACGCTTGGGTGGAGACTCACATTCCGGGTACTGGTTGGCTTGGATTTGATCCAACCAATAATGTGGAGGTCAATTGGCGTTATATTAAGTTAGGTCACGGACGGGACTACAAAGATATCGTACCTGTAAAAGGTGTGTATCGTGGTGGAGCAGGCACTTTGAGCGTGAAAGTGGATGTGCGGAAGCTGGACAATTAA
- a CDS encoding DUF1835 domain-containing protein — protein sequence MKHKYTMSIEQEEARRNHIYLLFGLSEAGSMKVALSRVGNRHLIRVLSFNETFSAGPLCKLHNDQGCHARELWFQERFPDQGYHLNPQHKLGAMVQTLKEIPEDKKITIWCGDNSHDQTGLRFALFVLSERKQPIYVINPIEAYEELPGIVEPFSIGLSPQSLGQLPNEAVQAIIKNTENTQPLTSAQRKQYELEWQEISNTEDMLRVWSNGQLTNVPETYYDEDILSLIVQLQKNEEGDHFVNAGLIVGAIFGQWNLFISTSFIEYRFWRLISEEKLLFKGIPYAMHLYALRVP from the coding sequence ATGAAGCACAAATATACTATGTCAATAGAACAGGAAGAGGCTAGGCGGAATCACATTTATCTGTTATTTGGTCTTTCAGAAGCTGGTTCAATGAAGGTAGCACTTAGTCGTGTAGGTAATCGTCATTTAATAAGAGTACTTTCATTTAATGAGACGTTCTCTGCTGGGCCGCTGTGCAAATTACATAATGATCAAGGGTGTCATGCCCGTGAGTTATGGTTTCAGGAACGATTTCCGGATCAAGGTTATCATCTCAATCCCCAGCATAAACTGGGAGCCATGGTTCAGACCTTAAAAGAAATTCCCGAGGACAAAAAAATCACGATTTGGTGCGGAGACAACTCCCATGATCAAACAGGTTTACGGTTTGCACTTTTTGTTCTTAGTGAGAGGAAGCAACCTATTTATGTTATAAATCCAATCGAGGCTTATGAGGAACTTCCCGGGATTGTTGAACCATTTAGCATTGGCTTATCTCCCCAGTCCCTGGGTCAGCTCCCAAACGAAGCTGTGCAAGCTATTATCAAAAACACCGAAAATACGCAACCCCTTACCTCCGCGCAGAGAAAACAGTATGAACTGGAGTGGCAAGAAATCAGCAACACTGAGGATATGCTTCGAGTATGGTCTAATGGTCAGCTAACAAATGTTCCCGAAACATACTATGACGAAGACATTCTATCTTTAATTGTGCAACTGCAAAAGAATGAAGAGGGAGATCATTTCGTAAATGCAGGACTTATTGTAGGTGCAATTTTTGGGCAGTGGAATTTATTTATCAGTACCTCATTTATAGAATATCGCTTCTGGAGGCTTATTAGTGAGGAAAAGTTGTTATTTAAAGGGATACCCTACGCCATGCATTTGTACGCACTAAGAGTTCCGTAG
- a CDS encoding GNAT family N-acetyltransferase produces the protein MLVTKATISDLSMLCKIDSMVIGSEVRKPKIEQYILNEQCVVATINSEPVGFACYDTTFFECCFIQLVIVNPNFRRLGIAGALIRYMEEHCPTPKLFTSTNESNTIMQQVCHSLGFIRSGIIENLDDGDPEWIYFKQIR, from the coding sequence ATGCTCGTAACTAAAGCCACGATTTCAGATTTATCTATGCTCTGCAAGATCGATAGTATGGTCATTGGCAGCGAAGTTCGTAAACCTAAGATCGAACAATATATTTTGAACGAGCAATGTGTTGTGGCAACGATTAACAGTGAGCCTGTCGGTTTCGCCTGTTACGATACCACTTTTTTCGAATGCTGTTTCATACAGCTCGTAATTGTGAATCCCAATTTCAGACGACTCGGTATTGCCGGCGCACTTATTCGTTACATGGAAGAACATTGTCCAACTCCTAAGCTCTTTACCTCCACCAATGAATCCAATACGATCATGCAACAGGTCTGTCATTCTCTAGGATTTATAAGAAGTGGAATCATTGAAAATTTAGATGATGGCGATCCAGAATGGATATATTTTAAGCAAATACGATGA
- a CDS encoding circularly permuted type 2 ATP-grasp protein, with the protein MSKLDPLPGLSPYPLQHFFDEMYADKRNVRPHYRHVNRMFSGMSSEELQGKQNLMQRRMMEEGITFTLYNPAQDHPMERTIPFDMIPRIIPKNEWERLEAGIIQRITALNLFIHDIYHEQYIVKDGIVPRRMIISNCYFRPEMAGLRVPGGAYITTSGIDLIRHHDGQYYVLEDNLRTPSGFSYLFKGRTLMNQLFPELSFASSIRDVDHSLNRFLSVLRSLSPSRKSDPVIALLTPGEYNSAYYEHAFLAQQMGIHLVEGRDLVAKDHKIYLKEMNGLRRVDVLYRRLDDDFIDPLAFQPDSLLGVAGLMNAYRAGNVAIANAPGTGVADDKAMYVYVPDMIRYYLNEEPILGNVPTYLLGRPDERLYVLENLSEMVVKETSLSGGYGMLIGSEATKEELAEFRMKIIADPERYIAQPIMSLSRAPVLSGGTMAPRHIDLRAFVLMGADRKPHVIPGGLTRVAMKEGSLVVNSSQGGGVKDTWVMA; encoded by the coding sequence ATGTCCAAATTAGATCCTCTGCCAGGTCTGTCTCCGTATCCGCTGCAACATTTTTTCGATGAAATGTATGCAGATAAGAGAAATGTCCGGCCGCATTACAGACATGTGAATCGCATGTTTTCCGGAATGAGCTCCGAAGAGCTGCAGGGTAAGCAGAATTTGATGCAGCGCAGGATGATGGAGGAAGGAATTACTTTTACGCTATACAATCCGGCTCAGGATCATCCCATGGAGCGTACGATCCCCTTCGATATGATTCCACGCATTATTCCTAAGAATGAATGGGAGAGGCTAGAGGCTGGAATTATTCAGCGTATCACGGCTTTGAATTTGTTCATTCATGATATCTACCATGAGCAGTACATCGTAAAGGATGGAATAGTCCCAAGGCGTATGATCATCTCCAACTGTTATTTCCGGCCAGAAATGGCGGGTCTAAGGGTGCCTGGTGGAGCCTACATCACTACCTCGGGAATCGATCTGATCCGCCATCATGATGGGCAATATTATGTGCTTGAAGATAATCTACGAACGCCTTCAGGTTTTTCATATCTTTTTAAAGGCAGAACCCTGATGAATCAGTTGTTTCCTGAATTGTCCTTTGCCAGCTCCATCCGAGATGTTGATCATAGCTTGAACCGCTTCTTATCCGTTCTACGTAGTTTATCACCCTCACGAAAGTCAGATCCGGTTATAGCCCTACTTACACCTGGGGAATACAATTCTGCTTATTATGAGCATGCTTTTCTTGCACAACAGATGGGCATACATTTGGTTGAAGGACGAGATTTGGTTGCAAAAGATCACAAAATATATCTAAAAGAAATGAACGGACTTCGCCGCGTAGATGTACTATATCGCCGATTGGATGATGATTTTATTGACCCGTTAGCTTTCCAGCCGGATTCGCTTCTCGGAGTGGCGGGTTTGATGAATGCGTATCGGGCTGGAAATGTAGCGATTGCTAATGCACCCGGGACCGGTGTTGCAGATGATAAAGCAATGTATGTCTATGTACCGGATATGATTCGTTATTATCTGAATGAAGAGCCGATTCTTGGGAATGTCCCGACCTATTTGCTAGGAAGACCTGATGAACGTTTATATGTCCTTGAGAACCTATCAGAAATGGTAGTTAAGGAAACCTCTTTATCCGGGGGATATGGGATGTTGATCGGAAGCGAAGCTACCAAAGAAGAATTGGCTGAATTCCGAATGAAGATTATTGCAGACCCGGAACGTTATATTGCACAGCCGATTATGTCTCTATCCAGAGCACCGGTATTGTCAGGGGGGACTATGGCGCCTAGACATATCGACCTTCGGGCTTTTGTGTTAATGGGCGCTGACCGCAAGCCGCATGTTATCCCTGGAGGATTGACACGGGTGGCTATGAAGGAAGGGTCATTGGTCGTAAACTCCTCGCAAGGTGGCGGCGTAAAGGATACTTGGGTCATGGCATGA
- the ftsY gene encoding signal recognition particle-docking protein FtsY, which yields MSFFRKLKESISGKTESVTKQFRDGLEKTRKGFVEKVADLIIRRKKIDEEFYEELEEILIGADVGVNTVMTLVEDLRAEVKQKRIEDAAELQPILSRKLMELLRGDDDNSLKENPDGITVILFVGVNGVGKTTTIGKLAHRYKQEGKKVLLAAGDTFRAGAIEQLEVWGQRAGVDVIKQQAGSDPAAVMFDAVQAAKQRNVDILICDTAGRLQNKSNLMEELNKIFRVIQREIPSAPHEVLMVLDATTGQNALTQAKLFGEKSGVTGLVLTKLDGTAKGGIVVAIRQEMNLPVKLVGLGEKMEDLQPFDSQQFVHALFAGLITEEEEIEESENQE from the coding sequence ATGAGCTTTTTCAGGAAGTTAAAAGAAAGCATTTCCGGCAAAACGGAAAGTGTAACCAAACAATTCCGCGACGGATTAGAGAAAACCCGTAAAGGTTTTGTGGAGAAGGTAGCAGATCTTATTATCCGCCGTAAAAAAATTGACGAAGAGTTCTACGAAGAACTGGAAGAAATCTTGATCGGTGCGGACGTAGGCGTTAATACAGTAATGACACTTGTCGAGGATCTGCGCGCCGAAGTGAAGCAAAAGCGAATTGAAGATGCCGCTGAGCTGCAACCTATTTTGTCCCGTAAGCTCATGGAATTGCTGCGCGGCGATGACGATAACAGCCTGAAGGAAAATCCGGATGGCATTACAGTTATCTTGTTCGTTGGGGTAAATGGAGTAGGCAAAACGACCACGATCGGTAAGCTTGCGCATCGTTACAAACAAGAGGGTAAAAAGGTTCTTTTGGCCGCTGGGGATACGTTCCGTGCCGGAGCGATTGAACAGCTTGAAGTTTGGGGTCAACGTGCTGGCGTAGACGTAATTAAGCAACAAGCAGGCTCTGACCCAGCCGCTGTTATGTTCGATGCTGTTCAAGCGGCTAAGCAGCGGAATGTTGATATCTTGATTTGTGATACCGCAGGAAGACTTCAGAATAAGAGCAATCTAATGGAAGAGCTCAACAAGATTTTCCGCGTTATTCAAAGAGAAATTCCGAGTGCACCGCATGAAGTATTGATGGTGCTAGATGCGACCACAGGTCAAAATGCTCTTACGCAAGCCAAGCTATTCGGTGAGAAGAGTGGCGTTACTGGATTAGTATTGACAAAGCTTGACGGAACGGCTAAGGGCGGAATCGTTGTAGCGATCCGTCAGGAAATGAATTTACCGGTGAAGCTCGTTGGGCTCGGAGAAAAAATGGAAGATTTGCAGCCGTTTGATTCTCAGCAGTTCGTACATGCTCTTTTTGCCGGATTAATTACCGAGGAAGAAGAGATTGAAGAATCGGAAAATCAAGAGTAA
- a CDS encoding DnaJ family domain-containing protein — translation MGMMSWLVEQRIQESMRNGEFRDLSGHGKPLELEDLSGVPEELRMSFKIMKNSGLVPEEISLRTECVTLEGLLAACHNSGGSESSEGKALRAKLSMKRLRLQELLRERGLDSNPAYMQYSVQIHEQMSREEE, via the coding sequence ATGGGGATGATGTCCTGGCTGGTTGAGCAGCGGATTCAGGAGTCTATGCGTAATGGAGAATTTCGAGATTTATCAGGGCATGGCAAGCCGCTGGAGCTTGAGGATTTATCTGGTGTTCCAGAAGAATTGCGGATGTCCTTCAAAATCATGAAGAATTCCGGGCTGGTGCCCGAGGAAATATCTTTGCGTACGGAATGTGTTACCCTCGAAGGGCTGCTTGCTGCCTGCCACAATAGCGGAGGTTCTGAGAGCAGTGAGGGCAAGGCACTTCGGGCAAAATTGTCTATGAAAAGACTACGGCTGCAAGAGCTGCTGCGTGAACGAGGCTTAGATAGTAACCCAGCCTATATGCAATATAGTGTTCAAATCCACGAACAGATGAGTAGGGAAGAAGAATAG
- the hrpB gene encoding ATP-dependent helicase HrpB → MKQLPITQVLPDLKNILRSTRAAVLIAEPGAGKTTGTPPAFLDEPWMAGKSILMLEPRRLAARSAAIYMASCLGESVGQTVGYRMRNDTKVGKNTRIVVVTEGVLTRMLQSDPSLGDVGLIIFDEFHERSLHADLGLALALEAQAVLRDDLRILIMSATLDSERVSAMLGDALVVDCPGRTYPVETIYTPTTGNLPIEKSAAAAVRRALDEQPGDILVFLPGEREIRRTQNELEHGKLPDEIVLRPLYGQLPQTVQDAAVAPSINGERKVVLATSIAETSLTIEGVRTVIDTGLRRTQIFSPRTGMPSLTTVPVSKASADQRRGRAGRTAPGVCYRLWSQEEHNRLPDDNVPEIMETDLAQLALELALWGVRDPAALAWLDAPPAAPYAQGIALLRQLGALDAGGAITPHGRSMAALGAHPRAAHMLLRAAELDAAPLACRLAALLQERDLFKGPAALDCDLTLRVEALLRFERSADTGGADPAALRAVVRESRNFLAQLQAAPGETVNDISLCGLLLSFAYPDRIGQKRGDGAFLLSAGRGVALREGQPLARSAYIVAASVDDRATQGAIMLAAELEEGQLLKYHADRITEEADVYWDKESGSVKKRRRTMLGALVLKETSHERPSAEETAKVLLSVIAEEGIEILPWEKGTLQLRERLIFMHALRPDWPDVSDAALIESLDEWLLPYIQGMRNLRDLQRIPLSRALEGLIDWNQRQILEQEAPTHITVPSGSRVPVDYANPAAPVLAVRLQEMFGQLDTPRIGGGKVPVLLHLLSPARRPMQVTSDLASFWRGTYFEVKKDLKGRYPKHYWPEDPLQAIPTNRTRPKK, encoded by the coding sequence ATGAAACAGCTTCCAATTACACAGGTGCTTCCAGACCTGAAAAACATACTTAGATCAACACGGGCAGCTGTTCTCATCGCTGAACCCGGTGCAGGCAAAACAACAGGAACGCCTCCGGCATTTCTGGACGAGCCGTGGATGGCTGGTAAAAGCATCCTTATGCTAGAGCCCAGAAGACTTGCTGCAAGATCTGCCGCAATCTACATGGCGTCTTGTCTTGGAGAAAGTGTTGGACAGACGGTTGGTTATCGCATGCGGAATGACACTAAGGTAGGTAAGAATACACGAATTGTTGTAGTGACTGAAGGTGTCTTAACAAGGATGCTTCAGAGTGATCCATCGCTAGGGGATGTGGGTCTGATTATTTTTGATGAGTTCCATGAGCGTAGTCTTCATGCGGATCTGGGACTTGCTCTCGCACTGGAAGCGCAGGCAGTGCTGCGTGATGATCTTCGGATTCTGATTATGTCAGCTACTTTGGACAGTGAACGTGTCTCTGCTATGTTAGGCGATGCGCTAGTTGTGGATTGTCCGGGACGAACCTATCCGGTGGAAACCATCTATACCCCAACAACAGGGAATCTTCCGATTGAAAAATCGGCTGCGGCCGCAGTGAGACGTGCGCTTGATGAACAGCCGGGAGATATCCTCGTATTCCTACCGGGTGAACGAGAGATTCGCAGAACTCAAAATGAGTTGGAACATGGAAAACTGCCTGACGAAATAGTTCTTCGTCCTTTGTATGGACAATTACCACAGACTGTGCAGGATGCTGCTGTGGCTCCATCCATAAACGGCGAACGCAAAGTCGTGCTGGCGACCTCCATTGCGGAGACAAGCTTGACGATTGAGGGTGTGCGAACGGTAATTGATACAGGACTGCGTCGTACGCAGATCTTCTCACCGCGTACAGGAATGCCGAGTCTTACGACGGTTCCGGTATCGAAAGCCTCTGCCGATCAACGGAGAGGGCGTGCCGGACGGACAGCACCTGGCGTATGCTACAGGCTGTGGAGTCAGGAGGAACATAATCGCCTTCCGGATGACAATGTGCCGGAGATTATGGAGACGGATCTTGCGCAGCTTGCTTTGGAGCTGGCGCTGTGGGGCGTGCGCGACCCTGCCGCGCTAGCTTGGCTTGACGCGCCGCCCGCTGCGCCTTATGCGCAGGGCATCGCGCTGCTGCGCCAGCTCGGCGCGCTGGACGCCGGCGGCGCCATCACGCCGCACGGCCGCAGCATGGCCGCGCTTGGCGCGCACCCGCGAGCCGCGCATATGCTGCTGCGCGCGGCAGAGCTTGATGCAGCACCGCTCGCCTGCCGGCTGGCGGCGCTGCTGCAAGAGCGGGACCTGTTCAAGGGTCCCGCGGCACTAGATTGCGACCTCACGCTCCGCGTAGAGGCGCTGCTTCGGTTTGAGCGCTCCGCCGACACGGGCGGAGCGGACCCGGCGGCTCTGCGCGCGGTGGTGCGCGAGAGCCGCAATTTCCTGGCGCAGCTGCAAGCAGCGCCGGGCGAGACAGTGAACGACATCAGCCTCTGCGGGCTGCTTCTGTCGTTCGCCTATCCCGACCGTATCGGGCAGAAACGCGGCGATGGCGCGTTTCTGCTCTCCGCCGGTCGCGGCGTGGCTCTGCGGGAAGGGCAGCCGCTGGCCCGTTCCGCTTATATTGTGGCTGCTTCCGTTGACGATCGGGCCACACAAGGTGCAATCATGCTGGCAGCAGAGCTAGAAGAGGGACAACTGCTAAAGTATCATGCGGATCGCATCACTGAAGAGGCGGACGTATATTGGGATAAAGAAAGTGGAAGTGTGAAGAAGCGCCGTCGAACGATGCTCGGCGCTCTCGTCTTAAAAGAAACGTCACATGAAAGACCCTCTGCGGAAGAAACAGCAAAAGTACTGCTTAGTGTTATCGCAGAAGAGGGAATTGAAATCTTACCTTGGGAAAAGGGAACTTTGCAGCTTCGTGAGCGGCTGATATTTATGCACGCCTTGCGGCCGGATTGGCCGGATGTCTCAGATGCGGCATTAATTGAATCACTGGATGAATGGTTATTACCATACATTCAAGGAATGCGTAACTTGCGCGATCTCCAGCGGATTCCTTTATCGCGTGCACTTGAGGGGCTGATAGACTGGAATCAGAGGCAGATTCTTGAGCAGGAAGCGCCGACGCATATAACGGTTCCTAGTGGCTCGCGTGTGCCTGTAGACTATGCTAATCCAGCAGCCCCTGTACTAGCAGTACGATTGCAAGAGATGTTTGGACAGTTAGACACTCCTAGAATTGGAGGGGGGAAGGTGCCTGTATTGCTACATCTTTTGTCACCGGCAAGAAGGCCGATGCAGGTGACTTCTGATCTTGCCAGCTTTTGGCGTGGCACTTATTTTGAGGTTAAAAAAGATCTAAAAGGACGCTACCCTAAGCACTATTGGCCAGAGGATCCCTTGCAAGCTATTCCGACCAATCGAACACGCCCCAAGAAGTGA